A single region of the Enterobacteriaceae endosymbiont of Donacia tomentosa genome encodes:
- the recD gene encoding exodeoxyribonuclease V subunit alpha gives MYYFLRKLYKIKIIRLIDLQFAYILTSKKHHVLMLVIALLSNAIGRGNICLPISKLNIKKIFKKHKEYLNFKIIKKIDNIKNWKKELLTYEIVSIGNKVTPIVIDNNCLYLYRMWREENIIVNYLIKNTIKINKFNDIKNIINFLFKKDDFLQKTAIFVALTHKFSIISGSPGTGKTSIISKLILSFIKFFTIPLKIKIAATTGKASNRLTESINNFFKKKPMNLINKEEKKNIPKKATTIHHLLKIQMFTKDSIFNKNNPLDVDILIIDEASMIDLGLMTIILEALPLKSTLILLGDDYQLTSVESGCIFKDLCYFKKFFFTSEYYSLLNIISQYQIKRKNNVQKFFFRNSITILKNNYRYKVKSGINKLANAIKNENIKKIEELLFSQKYNDIKYLNILNIKQYELMIQSFIIEYKKYFIYLNKNLNNKKKILYKFSHFQIMCAVKNGLFGTKKINSIIERELINKNIIQNKLLKNNWYIGRPIIITKNNDFLNLFNGDIGISYWDEYEKKIKVNFLLANDTCQTVSIENLPTYNIAYAITVHKAQGSEFKNTALILPNKFSFVLTKELIYTAVTRSKSKISIYSNISIFQKTIQSKIKRYSNIKKKIMNYKKYNY, from the coding sequence ATGTATTATTTTTTAAGAAAACTCTATAAAATAAAAATTATTCGTTTAATAGATTTACAATTTGCTTATATTTTAACTTCTAAAAAACATCATGTTTTAATGTTAGTAATTGCATTGCTTAGTAATGCAATTGGTAGGGGAAATATTTGCTTACCTATATCTAAATTAAATATAAAAAAAATTTTTAAAAAACATAAAGAATATTTAAATTTCAAAATTATAAAAAAAATAGATAATATTAAAAATTGGAAAAAAGAGTTACTCACCTATGAAATAGTTAGTATTGGTAATAAAGTTACTCCTATTGTTATAGATAATAATTGTTTATATTTATATAGAATGTGGAGAGAGGAAAATATAATTGTAAATTATCTTATAAAAAACACTATAAAAATCAATAAATTTAATGATATAAAAAACATAATAAACTTTCTTTTTAAAAAAGATGATTTTTTACAAAAAACAGCCATTTTTGTAGCTTTAACACATAAATTTAGTATTATTTCAGGTTCTCCAGGAACAGGTAAAACTAGCATAATATCAAAATTGATTTTATCTTTTATAAAATTTTTTACAATTCCTTTAAAAATTAAAATAGCTGCTACGACAGGAAAAGCTTCTAATCGATTAACAGAATCAATAAATAATTTTTTTAAAAAAAAACCTATGAATTTAATAAATAAAGAAGAAAAAAAAAATATTCCTAAAAAAGCAACCACTATACATCATTTATTAAAAATTCAAATGTTTACTAAAGACAGTATTTTTAATAAAAATAATCCTTTAGATGTTGATATTTTAATAATTGACGAAGCATCTATGATTGATTTAGGTTTAATGACTATAATTTTAGAAGCATTACCATTAAAAAGTACTTTGATATTATTAGGTGATGATTATCAATTAACTTCAGTAGAAAGTGGGTGTATTTTTAAAGATTTATGTTATTTTAAAAAATTTTTTTTTACATCAGAATATTATTCTTTGTTAAATATTATTAGTCAATATCAAATAAAAAGGAAGAATAATGTACAAAAGTTTTTTTTTCGTAATTCCATAACTATATTAAAAAATAATTATAGATACAAAGTTAAGTCTGGGATTAATAAATTAGCTAATGCTATAAAAAATGAAAATATAAAAAAAATAGAAGAACTTCTATTTTCTCAAAAATATAACGATATTAAATACCTCAATATACTTAATATAAAACAATATGAATTAATGATTCAATCATTTATTATAGAATATAAAAAATATTTTATATATTTAAATAAAAATTTAAATAATAAAAAAAAAATTTTATATAAATTTAGTCATTTTCAAATTATGTGTGCTGTTAAAAATGGATTATTTGGAACAAAGAAAATTAATAGTATAATAGAGAGGGAACTTATAAATAAAAATATCATACAAAATAAACTATTAAAAAATAATTGGTATATAGGACGTCCTATTATTATTACTAAAAATAATGATTTTTTAAATTTATTTAATGGAGACATTGGAATATCATATTGGGATGAGTATGAAAAAAAAATTAAAGTTAATTTTTTATTAGCAAATGATACATGTCAAACAGTCTCCATTGAAAATTTACCGACATACAATATTGCATATGCAATTACTGTACATAAAGCTCAAGGATCAGAATTTAAAAATACTGCACTAATATTACCTAATAAATTTTCTTTTGTATTAACAAAAGAATTAATATATACAGCTGTAACAAGGTCAAAATCTAAAATATCAATATATAGTAACATATCAATTTTTCAAAAAACTATACAATCAAAAATCAAAAGATACTCTAACATTAAAAAAAAAATTATGAATTATAAAAAATATAATTATTAA